One Trachemys scripta elegans isolate TJP31775 chromosome 4, CAS_Tse_1.0, whole genome shotgun sequence genomic region harbors:
- the LOC117876065 gene encoding uncharacterized protein LOC117876065, with product MYAKRLKSDLVELCRQRGLRIGRSTKEQLIAQLEERDRLDEPSPVPERSCSADAVWAPGPDMAGRVHTAAEDIPRLCLPIPRGGVGGSPANTEGTLIPAASRGSSRQSSPSRERMRLEYDRERRLKEFELRQQELKHEQEEKENQRQHELELVRLRSSGAPAAVSEGGPKTAKSFDKCFLAQRKEGEDIDTFLMAFENTCKLLQVDPADRLQFLIPSLDSTAREVYSQLKRAETGDYEMFKKALLREFGLTPEMYWKRFRSQRKTHEVTYLQLANRAQGYARKWTAGAQTKEDLLDLFVLEHVYEQCPSDLRRWLMDQKPENPQHAGQLADEFVNSRAGDNREESQRNRPATTQRESHHGTSQQGTMENPHQRGTSSVRSIRPTQGDPRDMDCYHCGQEATYRPSAPGSGTD from the exons atgtATGCTAAAcgccttaagagcgacctggtggagctgtgcaggcagagggggctgcgcattgggaggtccaccaaagaacagctaatTGCCCAGCTCGAGGAGAGGGATCGCTTAGATGAACCAAGCCCCGTCCCTGAGAGAAGCTGCTCGGCGGATGCAGTGTGGGCTCCGGGGCCTGACATGGCTGGGAGGGTTCACACTGCTGCCGAGGACATCCCGAGACTCTGCCTACCTATAcctaggggaggggttgggggaagtcCAGCGAATACCGAGGGCACCCTGATCCCggcggccagcaggggatcgtcCCGGCAGAGCTCCCCATCCCGGGAGCGGATGCGACTGGAATATGACAGGGAGCGGAGACTGAAAGAGTTCGAGTTAAGGCAGCAAGAACTGAAGCAtgagcaggaagagaag GAGAATCAACGTCAGCATGAGCTGGAACTGGTcaggctgaggagcagtggggccccggctgcggtgagcgaggggggacccaagactgcaaagagctttgataagtgcttcctggcccagcgtaaggagggggaggacatagATACCTTCCTGATGGCCTTTGAGAATACCTGCAAGCTGCtccaggttgaccctgcagacaggctccagtttctcatcccctCACTGGACTCCACAGCCAGGGAGGTGTACAGCCAACTGAAAAGGGCGGAGACGGGGGACTACGAAatgttcaaaaaggccctgctccgcgagtttgggctgacccctgagatgtactggaaaaggttccggagtcagcgtAAAACCCATGAGGTCACATACCTACAACTAGCCAACCGGGCGCAGGGGTATGCCCGCAAGTGGACAGCTGGGGCCCAAACTAAAGAGGACCTGCTTGACCTATTCGTACTGGAGCACGTGTATGAGCAGTGCCCATCTGACCTGAGGCGATGGTTGATGGaccaaaagccagagaacccgcagcATGCAGGCCAGCTGGCCGACGAGTTTGTGAACAGTCGGGCCGGGGATAAccgggaggagtcccaaaggaacaggcccgccacaacgcagagagagagtcaccatgggacctcccagCAAGGAACTATGGAGAACCCCCACCAAAGGGGAACATCCAGCGTCAGGTCCATCCGACCCACTCAAGGGGACCCACGGGACATGGACTGTTATCACTGTGGTCAAGAGGCCACATAcaggcccagtgccccaggctcagggacagactga